One genomic segment of Huiozyma naganishii CBS 8797 chromosome 8, complete genome includes these proteins:
- the STB6 gene encoding Stb6p (similar to Saccharomyces cerevisiae STB6 (YKL072W) and STB2 (YMR053C); ancestral locus Anc_2.616) has translation MVSSLMNTSDPEFVEKESYVFPDFRALQVLGIWSVSDVSFEEITIFGYEIYIVEQWAAERRLSTLITSYNGNSGDQVLAVRVLLPKNLEMWSDKFKAYYDELIKFSSPKVIGKHTVFITDLSSVPSGLNILQIQCGDFKKAWELFKINYDLKRLRCGGRSALLLKSPSMAVANKFALLYKIPRKTHTSQHHDDQQDTEMLHSNEFDVGGIVNLDCPVVELVTIIQTCLSYFSLFEFIKEQNGLLCNYTKQGIVDWWDVYGKIYLGRDRPKTEATMGPTSVASLISLVLSCYFKLMVLGFMSADDPFNEKEFFSGVYAFQKKHNLSKNHKKTYLDENTVHKLFELTDNASSTDIFKIKTVVKSTMKDISGKGNFLQLSNDVLTTDLQVLIKNIYDGKLAALWKEETKSSKNYTNLREKDFTRLNFSNGDLQKILAEQDRYLQRQKTTESGSVHSPCNRNGTDKTQGIDETLPKNTFGNPYQNFKTCTGTFEKSDICGAQYHNEFNRRNSITFNNDGTNWRILKTGGAESLHRCNSMSGLSDITEKWTLPFDSSVVRIARDVLRVKREFSKDDCLDKQPQCSDSSWDGYPKELKIFDQASSNVGKRSLSTLKQSRMLQGQCLELESKEGLLSREMKELDSMVAQLRYNIKVLNTRVIDVERSVGRFDSELARVTGSILSLIPDTNNSGGVAADIEEFKRYINNLGTAEVTKYEGFCIKIFQNNLFSDLKKNVDSWFRWMFGGLNHHQNSSEA, from the coding sequence ATGGTAAGCAGCTTGATGAACACCAGCGATCCAGAgtttgttgaaaaagaaagttaTGTCTTCCCCGATTTCAGAGCACTGCAGGTGCTTGGTATATGGTCCGTATCAGATGTCAGTTTTGAGGAGATCACAATATTTGGATATGAGATTTATATTGTGGAACAGTGGGCTGCGGAGAGGAGATTATCCACTCTAATTACCTCTTACAACGGTAACTCTGGAGACCAGGTATTAGCTGTAAGAGTGTTACTCCCCAAAAATCTGGAGATGTGGTCAGATAAATTCAAGGCCTACTATGATGAATTGATAAAATTCTCTAGTCCCAAGGTGATTGGAAAGCATACTGTCTTCATAACTGATCTTTCGTCCGTACCGTCTGGTCTGAATATACTCCAGATCCAGTGTGGTGACTTTAAAAAGGCTTGGGAGCTGTTCAAGATTAATTACGATTTGAAACGGTTGCGTTGTGGGGGTAGGTCGGCATTGCTATTGAAAAGTCCTTCCATGGCTGTGGCGAATAAGTTCGCCTTACTGTATAAAATACCCAGGAAGACCCATACGTCACAGCACCATGATGATCAGCAGGATACCGAAATGCTCCATTCCAATGAATTTGACGTCGGTGGCATTGTAAATCTTGATTGTCCGGTGGTGGAATTGGTGACTATAATACAAACATGTCTTAGTTATTTTTCGCTGTTTGAATTTATCAAGGAACAAAACGGGTTGTTGTGCAATTATACAAAGCAAGGTATCGTAGATTGGTGGGATGTTtatggaaaaatatatttggGTAGAGATCGACCCAAAACAGAAGCAACCATGGGACCGACGAGTGTAGCATCACTCATTAGTTTGGTATTGAGTTGTTATTTCAAACTCATGGTCCTTGGGTTCATGTCGGCAGATGATCCTTTCAATGAGAAAGAGTTTTTCTCCGGTGTATATgctttccaaaagaaacaCAATTTATCGAAAAATCACAAAAAAACGTACTTAGACGAAAACACGGTACACAAATTGTTTGAACTAACGGATAATGCATCAAGCACGGATATTTTTAAAATTAAAACAGTAGTCAAATCGACAATGAAAGACATATCAGGTAAGGGAAACTTTCTGCAATTATCGAATGATGTGCTGACAACAGATTTACAAGTGCTCATCAAAAATATCTATGATGGGAAATTGGCTGCCCTTTGgaaggaagaaacaaagTCAAGTAAGAACTATACAAATTTGAGAGAAAAAGATTTTACAAGACTCAACTTTTCGAACGGTGatttacaaaaaatattggCTGAGCAGGACCGCTACTTACAACGTCAAAAGACAACAGAGAGTGGTTCAGTGCATTCACCTTGCAACCGTAATGGCACAGATAAAACGCAAGGTATAGACGAAACACTTCCCAAGAACACGTTTGGAAACCCGTACCAAAACTTTAAGACATGTACCggaacttttgaaaaatcGGATATATGTGGCGCACAGTATCACAATGAGTTTAATAGACGAAATTCGATTACTTTTAATAATGACGGAACAAATTGGAGAATACTCAAAACAGGCGGAGCTGAGAGCCTACACCGGTGTAATTCGATGTCAGGTCTTTCAGATATCACAGAAAAATGGACACTTCCATTCGATTCTTCTGTTGTTAGAATTGCTAGAGATGTGTTGCGAGTAAAGAGAGAATTCAGCAAAGACGACTGTTTGGACAAACAGCCACAGTGCTCTGACTCAAGTTGGGACGGGTACCCAAAAGAGCTGAAAATATTTGATCAGGCAAGTAGTAATGTAGGAAAACGGTCTTTGAGCACCCTTAAACAGTCTCGGATGTTGCAAGGTCAGTGTCTGGAACTGGAAAGTAAAGAGGGTCTTCTTTCCAGGGAGATGAAGGAGTTGGACTCGATGGTTGCACAACTTCGATACAATATTAAAGTGTTAAACACCCGTGTAATTGATGTGGAACGTAGTGTGGGTAGGTTTGATTCGGAACTAGCAAGAGTTACTGGGAGTATTTTGTCACTAATTCCAGACACTAATAATTCAGGAGGGGTCGCGGCCGATATTGAAGAGTTCAAAAGGTATATCAATAACTTAGGTACTGCAGAAGTGACAAAATATGAGGGCTTCTGCATAAAAATATTCCAGAACAATCTATTCAGTGAtttaaagaaaaatgtTGATTCTTGGTTTAGGTGGATGTTTGGCGGATTAAATCATCATCAAAACAGTTCAGAAGCCTAA
- the KNAG0H00440 gene encoding L-methionine (R)-S-oxide reductase (similar to Saccharomyces cerevisiae YKL069W; ancestral locus Anc_2.614): MVQIGNKHHADYTDFNSSSGRSETLEMLILSYESLSEGQDNWVCNLSNCASLLWHAYTSLNINVNWAGFYVTSSSSDEELLLGPFQGKVACQTIMFGKGVCGTAASTQQTQVVVDVNKFPDHIACDGETKSEIVVPIVSNDGKTLAVLDMDCLDYNGFGETDKKYLEELAKLITKTCNFKG, from the coding sequence ATGGTCCAAATTGGAAACAAGCATCATGCCGATTACACCGATTTCAACAGTAGCTCTGGCAGATCAGAGACGCTGGAGATGTTAATCCTCTCGTACGAGAGTCTTTCCGAGGGCCAGGACAACTGGGTGTGCAATTTGTCCAACTGTGCGTCTCTCCTATGGCATGCATACACGTCATTGAACATCAATGTGAACTGGGCAGGGTTTTACGTgaccagcagcagcagcgacgAGGAGTTGTTATTGGGTCCCTTCCAGGGCAAAGTTGCATGTCAAACGATTATGTTTGGAAAGGGTGTCTGTGGAACTGCTGCGTCCACTCAGCAGACGCAGGTGGTTGTGGACGTCAACAAGTTCCCAGATCATATTGCATGCGACGGGGAGACCAAGTCAGAGATTGTAGTCCCAATTGTCTCAAACGATGGTAAGACACTCGCTGTTCTTGATATGGACTGTCTGGACTACAACGGCTTCGGGGAAACAGACAAGAAATACTTGGAGGAACTGGCCAAGCTGATCACCAAGACTTGCAATTTTAAAGGATAA
- the MUD2 gene encoding Mud2p (similar to Saccharomyces cerevisiae MUD2 (YKL074C); ancestral locus Anc_2.619), with amino-acid sequence MGDDGRLEDLRSKIILSLGAETDDQGRRAPESTEPARKRMRSELPSRSDPGSAQSGHNPFVREAKTPAQDQMSGFRYEKNRYDQPQRATTLPRGAMRRYNFNSGGGDATTGGNRNYAGHQPSRFDGRTNVYGGTGQYSNAQTPSVSRYRTRDPQNDGRNPARGHPPNYIPPAFRDVKRYRNVTTSAVNNKIIVRGPVTQDISSQLRGLVSELVGQIVPRDGDEPVEIVSWERFDTHIVVEFNYYRAVAFVLSCLPYLKEKMAGERPLEWMHPNSYIELVDHIDGICGANAVAIHLIEDKKDLEEGEIADFIKSNHLSCTPIYTNKNKEVFTGCAIVTSENYMDDRMLQSLHLTFSRPNRSPLGLTQETKRLLFSNISELASAPRPRNVEPSRTILLLNCADPMDLKDADVAAGIKQEISELIPDAEELEVVLPNLDYRMTVKHIKEHVGNVYVRCPTVARAQETMDKLSGTKIRGRSILCASIDDVDWNTRGLLVEDPQL; translated from the coding sequence ATGGGTGACGACGGACGACTAGAGGATCTGAGAAGCAAGATCATACTGTCTTTAGGTGCAGAAACTGATGACCAGGGTCGCCGTGCACCGGAATCGACTGAACCGGCAAGGAAAAGAATGAGGTCGGAGCTGCCGTCGCGATCAGACCCGGGCTCTGCACAGAGTGGGCATAACCCCTTTGTCAGAGAGGCGAAAACACCTGCGCAGGACCAGATGAGTGGTTTCAGATATGAAAAGAACAGGTACGATCAACCGCAAAGGGCGACAACTTTGCCGAGAGGTGCCATGAGAAGGTACAACTTCAATAGCGGTGGTGGCGATGCTACTACGGGTGGGAACAGGAACTATGCAGGCCACCAGCCTAGTAGATTTGATGGGAGAACGAACGTTTACGGTGGCACAGGCCAATATTCAAACGCACAGACGCCGTCCGTGTCCCGCTACAGGACGAGAGATCCGCAAAATGATGGTCGTAATCCTGCGAGGGGTCACCCACCAAATTATATTCCACCGGCGTTCAGAGACGTTAAGAGATACCGAAATGTCACAACGTCTGCTGtaaacaacaaaatcaTCGTTAGGGGACCCGTCACCCAAGATATATCTTCTCAACTGAGGGGGCTTGTTTCCGAATTGGTAGGACAAATTGTCCCCAGAGATGGTGACGAACCTGTAGAAATAGTAAGTTGGGAGAGATTCGATACGCATATTGTGGTTGAGTTCAATTACTACCGAGCGGTGGCCTTTGTATTGAGCTGCCTGCCCTACttaaaggaaaaaatggcTGGAGAACGGCCATTGGAGTGGATGCACCCGAATTCGTACATCGAACTGGTCGACCACATAGACGGCATATGCGGCGCAAATGCCGTGGCAATACACTTAATagaggacaagaaggaTCTGGAAGAAGGCGAGATTGCGGATTTCATCAAATCGAACCATTTGAGTTGCACCCCGATCTAcaccaacaaaaacaaagaggtTTTCACTGGTTGCGCTATAGTCACCTCGGAGAACTACATGGATGATAGAATGCTCCAGTCGTTGCATCTGACATTTTCAAGACCAAACAGGAGCCCGCTAGGGTTGACGCAGGAGACGAAACGTCTGTTGTTCTCGAACATATCGGAGCTTGCCAGTGCTCCTCGACCACGGAACGTGGAACCTTCTCGGACAATCCTGCTGCTGAACTGCGCGGACCCAATGGATCTTAAAGACGCGGACGTTGCCGCGGGTATAAAGCAGGAAATAAGCGAACTCATCCCGGATGCAGAAGAACTGGAGGTTGTGCTCCCGAATTTGGACTACAGAATGACCGTGAAACATATCAAAGAACATGTCGGGAACGTCTACGTCAGGTGCCCAACCGTAGCTCGTGCCCAAGAGACGATGGACAAACTGTCGGGCACAAAAATAAGAGGCAGATCCATCCTCTGCGCGTCGATCGACGACGTGGACTGGAACACGAGGGGACTCCTAGTGGAGGATCCCCAGCTGTGA
- the PSG1 gene encoding Psg1p (similar to Saccharomyces cerevisiae YKL077W; ancestral locus Anc_2.624), whose translation MRIVSWAVCLGALVPSLVSGYKRVHRPKDKETTSEEPKPWIRTIYSTQKEIVTPTVIAGVTFSAKPLATPDPLEPWVSLNKDGSPKTIKPEIKNGRTRKARPDYSTYFQTLGIVTMKYDEVQAHNMDPNDVYEEEIFIDEDKTYVSLNPIGRCTPAGYFNKGLSKDISSEPFCTPRENVLWKVDKTYFVSWYTHFFRDENSDKVIDRVRVHLSYVREKADEKGFHKRDIKGTFFSSEWLKNVDGMLPVTVDEKWLQGYYERKIIVSVQPENVPDDEFNPLLNGVMVNMLLGSKVAKTTKEEWARQDAGIYDREWYYVALSIPTVVVIAIVAIYFFLQLNGKNRDFSDVTRSALAKKHRVLGPISKMKKFKNMKNHKYSELPISNKSSKQY comes from the coding sequence ATGAGAATTGTGTCGTGGGCTGTATGCTTAGGGGCTTTGGTTCCCAGTCTGGTTTCCGGTTACAAGAGGGTTCATCGTCCCAAGGACAAAGAAACGACGAGTGAGGAGCCCAAGCCTTGGATTCGGACGATTTACTCTACGCAGAAGGAGATTGTCACTCCTACTGTCATTGCTGGTGTTACGTTTTCCGCAAAGCCACTTGCGACTCCAGACCCGTTGGAGCCATGGgtttctttgaacaaggaTGGTTCGCCAAAGACGATCAAGCCGGAAATCAAAAACGGGCGTACGAGGAAGGCTAGGCCAGACTACTCTACGTACTTTCAGACCCTCGGAATTGTCACTATGAAGTACGATGAAGTCCAAGCTCACAACATGGATCCTAACGATGTCTACGAGGAGGAAATTTTCATCGATGAGGACAAAACGTACGTGTCGTTGAACCCTATTGGCAGATGTACTCCAGCTGGCTACTTTAATAAGGGCCTGTCCAAGGATATTAGCAGTGAGCCCTTCTGTACTCCACGTGAGAATGTCTTGTGGAAAGTTGATAAGACTTACTTTGTCAGTTGGTACACGCATTTCTTCAGGGATGAAAACTCGGATAAAGTCATCGATAGAGTGAGGGTCCATTTGTCGTACGTGAGAGAGAAAGCTGACGAGAAGGGATTCCATAAGAGAGACATCAAGGgtacatttttttcttccgAATGGTTGAAGAACGTCGATGGTATGTTGCCAGTCACTGTCGATGAAAAATGGCTGCAAGGGTACTACGAACGTAAAATCATTGTATCCGTGCAACCGGAAAACGTTCCAGATGACGAGTTCAACCCGTTGCTGAATGGTGTGATGGTTAACATGTTGCTCGGTTCTAAAGTGGCCAAGACCACGAAAGAAGAGTGGGCCAGACAAGACGCCGGTATTTACGACAGGGAGTGGTACTACGTTGCGCTGAGTATCCCAACGGTCGTTGTCATTGCAATCGTGGCGATctacttttttttacaGTTGAATGGCAAGAACAGAGACTTCTCTGACGTTACAAGAAGTGCGCTAGCCAAAAAGCATCGTGTCTTGGGGCCAATCTCCAAGatgaaaaaattcaaaaacatGAAGAATCATAAGTACAGTGAATTGCCGATTTCGAACAAATCGAGTAAGCAATACTGA
- the LHS1 gene encoding Hsp70 family chaperone LHS1 (similar to Saccharomyces cerevisiae LHS1 (YKL073W); ancestral locus Anc_2.618) — protein MLPIGRVSALSVFLLSLLGATTVFAAFLGIDFGTQNVKAMALAPNVPLEMVLSPEAKRKDVSGLGIRNLPRAAGGKKAQEVERFYGSSVGSLVTRFPQNMALHLKPLLGMTMNDTDVVEKYLSEHPGVNLTSTKRSNIAFVIDGIEYPVEELVGMNLNEILHRCDAMLDDRNTVANEHVELFSLSVPEFYTQRQRMSLIDAASFIERAKGAYLVNDGLAVAMDFVLRNPSLEKDKTHHFIVYDMGSGSTRATLVSAVVPSNSSIPTKIEFEGYGYTTEVAGSHLTNIIADLIVDKFLEKNSKIKRDTLMSNAKSIAKINQVAEKMKLVLSANTDASGSIESLINDLDFKVEISREEFERSMSSLNKLITHPLEEAVSFQFGNSSNRVQLKDVDGVILTGGSTRVPFVQQALLDVLRADQIMKKVNADESTVNGITLRGVQMANIFKMKPLDIVDRSIFSYTIQFTNETGVFTETLFDVGATYPQEKKLILSATTAAEKFNVKLFENDKPLQTLDVEMVPGYTKSSCPKGVSYDMNFKLNEIRCLELTDIQVTCLEDDQTPIVTSKGNASASNSTATEKKKASKKNKRFSPAYELIDPVIAKLSYGERIDYMKHLNKLDRNDKRRFELQEAKNLLESSLYEARSVITDEDVAANGPPSELKKLNELVPKYLEWLENDSDNAKKSEFEEKKLKIDASKNKVLNYMAVAGDPLGDAEFQQFLDFSKQVLEFVDNARNRSTASLIAYQQELNETKFNFTKAYDDVKVPPYLLTPFEKWSEDVVFLNQTQRGVEHQLKDKTFAGLDREARYELKAGLSRLLDSVGKFDVVENVVQYRLQECKAAYERKLKVEKKRAMRQLQKSLKSKADEKSATASNSTIELTTSATTKSPLSSPSTSTTIDLHDEL, from the coding sequence ATGCTACCAATTGGGCGTGTATCTGCTCTGTCTGTGTTTTTATTGTCGTTGCTCGGTGCAACGACCGTTTTTGCTGCGTTTTTGGGAATCGATTTCGGCACTCAAAATGTCAAGGCAATGGCACTTGCGCCGAACGTGCCCTTGGAGATGGTGTTGAGTCCAGaggcaaaaagaaaggacGTTTCTGGACTAGGGATTCGGAATTTGCCAAGGGCTGCTGGTGGGAAGAAGGCCCAGGAAGTGGAAAGGTTTTACGGTAGTAGCGTTGGTTCTCTCGTTACGAGGTTCCCTCAAAATATGGCTCTGCACTTGAAGCCTCTATTGGGTATGACTATGAACGACACAGATGTGGTTGAAAAGTACCTGAGCGAGCACCCTGGTGTCAATTTGACCTCTACGAAGAGATCGAATATCGCGTTTGTCATAGATGGCATCGAATACCCAGTGGAAGAGTTGGTGGGGATGAACCTGAACGAGATTTTGCATAGATGCGACGCTATGCTGGATGACCGAAACACTGTAGCAAACGAGCACGTCGAATTATTTTCTCTGAGTGTTCCAGAGTTTTACACACAGAGGCAGCGTATGTCACTTATTGATGCAGCGTCCTTCATTGAGAGGGCCAAGGGTGCATATCTCGTAAACGACGGTTTGGCTGTTGCTATGGATTTTGTATTGCGGAATCCAAGTCTAGAAAAGGATAAAACACACCACTTTATCGTTTACGATATGGGGAGCGGGAGCACTAGAGCTACCCttgtttctgctgttgtccCATCTAACTCTTCTATCCCTACAAAAATTGAATTTGAGGGCTATGGTTACACCACTGAAGTGGCAGGTTCTCACTTGACGAATATCATTGCTGATCTCATAGTGGATaagtttttggagaaaaaCTCAAAGATAAAACGTGACACCTTGATGTCGAATGCTAAGTCGATTGCGAAAATCAATCAAGTGGCTgaaaaaatgaaattggTTCTCAGCGCTAACACTGATGCTTCTGGCAGCATTGAGTCTCTGATCAATGACCTGGACTTTAAAGTTGAAATAAGCAGGGAGGAATTTGAGCGCAGCATGTCTTCTTTAAACAAGTTGATCACACACccacttgaagaagcagtTTCTTTCCAATTTGGCAACTCCAGCAACCGTGTTCAATTAAAAGACGTTGATGGTGTTATCCTAACAGGCGGCTCGACCCGTGTTCCATTTGTACAGCAAGCTCTACTAGACGTTTTGCGTGCGGACCAAATCATGAAAAAGGTAAATGCAGATGAATCTACAGTCAATGGTATTACCTTGAGGGGTGTCCAGATGGccaatatcttcaaaatgaaaCCACTAGACATCGTTGATCGTTCTATTTTCAGCTACACAATTCAATTTACCAACGAGACAGGCGTTTTTACCGAAACTTTATTTGATGTTGGTGCCACGTACCcacaagagaagaagctTATTTTGAGCgctactactgctgctgaaaAGTTTAATGTCAAGctttttgaaaatgacaAGCCTCTTCAAACTTTGGACGTGGAAATGGTCCCTGGTTACACAAAGAGTTCTTGTCCAAAGGGAGTGTCATATGATATGAATTTTAAATTGAACGAAATAAGGTGCCTTGAGTTAACAGATATTCAAGTTACATGTCTTGAAGACGATCAAACGCCAATTGTAACTTCGAAGGGGAACGCCAGTGCCTCCAACTCTACTGCAAccgagaagaaaaaagcatccaagaagaacaaacGGTTTTCGCCTGCATATGAGCTGATTGATCCCGTCATCGCAAAGTTATCTTATGGTGAAAGAATTGACTACATGAAAcacttgaacaaattggaCAGAAACGATAAAAGACGCTTCGAGTTACAAGAGGCCAAGAACCTATTGGAAAGCTCCTTGTACGAAGCGCGGAGTGTTATCACCGATGAAGACGTTGCTGCGAACGGTCCACCTTcagaattgaagaaattgaacgagctagttccaaaatatttggAATGGCTTGAAAATGACTCTGATAATGCCAAAAAAAGCGAATTCGAGGAAAAGAAGCTGAAAATAGACGCTTCAAAGAATAAAGTATTGAATTATATGGCAGTCGCTGGAGATCCGCTTGGCGATGCAGagtttcaacagtttttggatttttCTAAGCAAGTCTTGGAATTTGTTGACAACGCTAGAAATCGTTCCACTGCCTCACTGATTGCGTACCAGCAGGAGTTGAATGAGACAAAGTTTAACTTTACAAAAGCATATGATGACGTCAAAGTACCACCTTACCTATTGACTCCTTTCGAAAAGTGGTCAGAAGATGTCGTCTTTTTAAATCAGACGCAACGGGGTGTTGAACATCAACTAAAGGATAAAACCTTTGCTGGTTTAGATAGGGAAGCGCGCTATGAACTAAAGGCAGGGTTATCCAGATTACTGGATTCTGTCGGTAAATTTGATGTCGTGGAAAATGTCGTTCAATACCGTCTACAAGAGTGCAAAGCAGCGTACGAACGAAAGCTAAAGGTGGAGAAAAAGAGGGCGATGAGGCAACTACAAAAGTCACTAAAGAGTAAAGCTGATGAAAAGTCAGCAACTGCCTCTAACAGCACGATAGAATTAACCACTTCCGCGACGACCAAGTCACCATTAAGTTCTCCATCCACTTCTACCACCATTGACTTACATGATGAGTTGTAG
- the AAN1 gene encoding Aan1p (similar to Saccharomyces cerevisiae YKL075C; ancestral locus Anc_2.623), producing MPKDNSANVAGEERKEAACTASVPLSLQNTGHMQAHSHSQTHSPHGKQLGRPKRTKRRPKLRFNFMKQLQLQDTNYDLITSVAYLNEKYGLKKAHYIEKFVKCIHRKINLDASRISDQYVETLGPWIKSKLFLLIVTLAERGGPEYWLDKNDQLKDESREDNDADHSGDDDAGDFDPANRVDQATTLEEPDSTDGDATLKDEVSTLTEQIIQQNINQNFKETTYDENYVFSSIWANFMEGLINHYLEKMIVPHSEMKVCQQLYKPMMKIISLYNEYNELMEKSEKNGFLPSPNSERDVTLMNKSMENGIEEDLISQERLQRAQKLLWQARQDIPKTISKELTLLSEMYSTLSADEQDSELDEFVCCAEEYIESEFLPGLVNVLFANCGSFAFWKVLLVLEPFFYYIEDVGESDGAEDEEFDTVVDDEEVDGYEENEGLSEKKRVFKPDPRVITLEKICEVAAKQNWI from the coding sequence ATGCCGAAGGACAACTCGGCAAATGTTGCGGGGGAGGAGAGAAAGGAGGCAGCGTGCACGGCATCTGTACCGTTAAGTCTCCAGAACACTGGTCATATGCAAGCACACTCACATTCCCAGACTCACTCTCCGCATGGTAAGCAACTTGGTCGTCCTAAGAGAACCAAGCGGAGACCCAAATTGCGGTTTAACTTTATGAAACAGTTGCAGTTGCAAGATACAAATTACGATCTGATCACCTCTGTCGCCTACTTGAACGAAAAATATGGATTGAAGAAGGCCCACTACATAGAGAAGTTCGTTAAATGTATACACAGGAAAATTAATCTGGACGCCTCGAGGATTAGCGACCAATATGTGGAGACTTTGGGGCCATGGATCAAATCAAAACTGTTTCTGTTAATTGTGACATTGGCAGAGAGAGGCGGCCCAGAGTATTGGCTGGACAAAAATGATCAACTGAAGGACGAATCTAGAGAAGACAACGACGCAGACCACAGCGGCGATGATGATGCTGGAGACTTTGATCCTGCAAACCGAGTGGACCAGGCGACTACCCTCGAAGAACCGGATTCCACAGATGGGGAtgccactttgaaagatgaggTAAGCACTCTGACTGAACAGATCATacaacaaaatatcaaccagaacttcaaagagacGACGTACGACGAGAACTACGTATTTTCCTCCATATGGGCTAACTTCATGGAAGGGCTGATTAACCATTACCTTGAAAAAATGATCGTCCCACATTCAGAGATGAAAGTGTGCCAACAATTGTACAAACCCATGATGAAAATTATCTCGTTGTATAACGAGTATAACGAATTGATGGAGAAAAGCGAGAAGAACGGGTTTCTACCGTCACCCAATTCAGAAAGAGACGTCACGCTCATGAACAAGAGCATGGAAAACGGGATCGAGGAGGACTTAATTTCTCAAGAAAGGCTGCAGAGAGCCCAAAAGTTATTGTGGCAAGCTCGCCAAGATATACCCAAGACAATCAGCAAGGAACTGACTCTGTTGTCCGAGATGTACTCTACACTGTCTGCTGACGAACAGGATTCGGAACTCGATGAGTTTGTCTGCTGTGCCGAGGAATACATTGAGTCTGAGTTCTTACCGGGACTAGTCAATGTGCTTTTTGCCAATTGTGGGTCCTTTGCATTTTGGAAAGTGCTACTTGTGTTAGAGCCATTCTTCTACTATATCGAGGATGTAGGAGAGAGTGATGGAgctgaagatgaagaatTTGACACCGTTgtcgatgatgaagaagtcgaCGGATACGAGGAGAACGAGGGATTAAGCGAGAAGAAACGAGTCTTCAAGCCGGATCCGAGAGTGATAACTTTGGAGAAAATTTGTGAAGTTGCAGCAAAACAAAATTGGATTTGA